CTCCCGGGTGGCGGGCCGTCTGCGTGCCGCAGGCTCAGGGCGGGTGGCTGGTGGTGACGGTGATCAGGGAGGAGGAGGCCTGTTGACCGACTGGCTGGGCCGGATCCAGCAAGCGGTGTCGGCAGCGGTCGCCGAGGCAGTACACGTGGCCCGCACCGGGCGGCCCGAGGAGCGCGCCGCGGCGAAGCAGTTCCTGGAGTCGCCGGAACTGGCCGGGGTCATCACCGCCCTGTCATTCCGGCCGCTGGAGGTCCGCATGGCCGAGCGGGTGGTGGATCCGTGAGCCTCGTGCAACAGATCATCGCCGAGGTGCAGGCCGCAGCCGAACGCATTGCCAAGGTGCGCTACGGGGAGATCGTGGTGGTCGTGCAGGACGGCTGCGTCGTGAGGGTCAAGGTGACCGAGTCGTGGCAGCCAGGTGACCGCGCGCCGCCGGAGAAGTCTTCCAACGGCAAATAGCGCAGGCTGACCCGACAGCGGGAGGCCGGCTCGTGGGCGCAGGAGCGCCCGGGCCGGCCTTTTTGGTGAGGGGGCCGACGGTGATCACCCTGTTCGAGTACCTGGCCGAGACGCAACCCTGGGTCCTGCTCTGGCTGCAGGAGCAGGGCCTGCTCGTGGTCGAGGACTACCTGCCGGCGGGGACGGCCCGGCTCATGGACCATTCCGCATGGAATAGGGTGCGCCGGCGCCTGAGGCAGGTGAGGCACCGTTGACGCTCGCTGAGGCCAAAAGCCTGCTGCGCAACTGGTTTCTGGCTCTGGCGGACGCGGCGAACGGGCACCCGCACCGGTCCCTGGACCTCATCGTCCTGGGCGCGTCAGCCGGGGGACAGCAGCTCAGTTCGCCCACCGAGGAGGCTGCGATAGCGCGCATTGCCACGCTGGAGGCCTATGCGGACGTCGCCCGGGCGTACGCGCGGCTGTCGCCGCTGCACCGCGAGGTGCTGTGGCTCCTCTACGGGGTGAACACCACGTTTCGCGACGCGCGCATGCGGCTGGGGTTGAAGCACAACCAGCTCGCCCGAGTCCTCGACCGGGCCCTTGCCGCCTTCATCACCGCACTCGGCTGGCCGGTAACGGAGGAGGTCGGGCGGGGTGCTTGACTGTTCGAACAGCATGTGCTATTCTG
This region of Bacillota bacterium genomic DNA includes:
- a CDS encoding DUF2292 domain-containing protein, whose translation is MSLVQQIIAEVQAAAERIAKVRYGEIVVVVQDGCVVRVKVTESWQPGDRAPPEKSSNGK